A window of Epinephelus lanceolatus isolate andai-2023 chromosome 3, ASM4190304v1, whole genome shotgun sequence genomic DNA:
TGGCTTTTTGTGCACAGGTGTAACTTGCGTGGCGAGCTGCAGTTGGCTCAGTTTTTAAACCGCCCTGGGGGTTTCTGATTCGCTTGCAGCAGGAGAGGGTGTTGTCTAAATAACTAAAGACTTTACACAGCATTTGTCAGTCAGATTTCTGCAGTATATTTTAGGAGGCGGGCGGATCTCAGATGGTTGTTTCATGCCATCCTCTTGTGATTATGTGCTGTTGGTAATATTAATGTGTGGCTCACTTGTTCGTTGGCTTAATGTAACAAGGTACTCATAAGGATAATGTCAGTTTTATTAGCAGTGTTTATATACcacttttttcttctctccctAAATGGGGGCAGTGCAAACCACACTAAAATAAGCCATTGCCAGGGCATCAAAGTCATAACATGAAGAATTATAACATTatttttccttctcttctcttttatTCAATCTACCATGTCCCTTCTGAAATTTCTCTTTCAGCTCAGGCAATCTCAATCCTActgcacagacacagactgCCCTCAGGAATGTATGTATGACCATATTAGACCTCGTTTAATTTTCATAATGTGTCATATCATGTTCTTGAATCAGAAACATTAGTGTAGATTACATGTATGAAGTGCAAAgatgtgttttgtttcagtGCCAGGTCCCACTGGGCCAGTCGGCGGAGGAGGTGAGCTGACCCTCCCCATGATTCTGATGGGATGGGCGGTGCTGGCTCTGCTCCTGTTCCTGTTGCGCCCATCCAGTCTCAGGGGTAACCGTCCCACAGGAAAACCATCTGGACCCCACAATGTCAGTATAGATCACACTACATAACATTGGTGTTTTAAAATATAGGTTCAGTACTGCTCTGCCTTTTGTTTATCATGACAATTTACCTCAAAGTACCATATGGCTTACCAGAACCTTCTACTCAGCAGCGATCTCCCTCTAGCCAGCTTTcaccttatttaggtttttgcaGTGAAATAAAAAGATGTCATGTAGATAATTACCCAGTTAAGGTTAATGAATCAGCCATTCCTTATCAGTTGACCCCAAATTCACCCTTGTGTGGTGTTTTGCTGAGCTTTCTATGCATGTTCTTTGGTCTTTGTCTTTTGGATACCTGCTgtttatggtctggcacctggttgctaccttttttttttttttctttaaatacctgacctcacctgaggtCATttaaatacaccgccacacactgagagtggttcctaagtgatgactgagagggtttacttctgtatgagtctatacattggctgtggctcagaggtagggtgggtcatccaccaatcagaagatcagcacTTTGattcccggctcctccagtctgcatgtcgaagtatccttgagcaagatactgaaccccaaactgccCCTGATGGTGCtaccatcagtgtgtgagtgtgttaaaaactgattaGCAGGTGGCACCGctaccagtgtgtgaatggctgAATGTgcctcgtagtgtaaaaagcgctttgaagggtcggatgactagaaaggggctatacaaatgcaagtccatttacaTTGGTTTTTAGGAAAATCTTGCACAGTATACCTTCTAAGATACTAAATCAGACCAAGTTTACATGAATGGTGattaaccaaaataaaaatgataaaaaaccATCACCACTTGATGAAAACTATAACCCTGGATTGAGAAAATGACCAAagaaaccaaagaaaataagaaatgtcATTAGCTCAGGTTGGTACTTCATTTGTCTCATGCTAGTTATCAGGCTATCTCTTTTAAAGTGACAACTATTTACTGCCTTGTTTTTAAAGATGAAAAACTGAGAAATACATAGAAAAATTACTCATAGTTACTGTTATAAAAGAATGAAACCCTTTGCACACAGCATGTACCTCACATACTTTGTGACCACACACTCTGCTCATAAAAGTATATGACTAAGGGCTGTGTGCCACACATTGCTGGTATCTTTGTTAATGAAAGATTCctgatcatttattttattattatattgtgtattttatgtGTCATATATTTTAATGGGCTGAATGTAAGATCACTACCACAAATACCATTTGAttaatttagtttttagttAATGTTATTGCTGTTGTGTCGTCTTATTTTATTCTTTGACAGCCCCTTTTACAGAGGACATTTTGACGTCATAGCAGGAAAACCTCAAGTGTTTTGTAAGTCATAACAGTGAGACAGCATTAACAATACCAGCActgtgaaactgaagcagctaaatggattGTGACTATCATTTCTACTTGTACTTAAAGATCCCAGAATGTCTTCCATAAAAAAGTCCAGTGATTCAAGTTAAATTTCAGAAATTCTCTTGGTGCACTTAAAATGTCAgctgtcctgagcagagaaagGTTGCTATATTATTGTGTCaacattattgttttgtttcattttgttataGGCCTTGTCCACACGCACGCAAGTATAACTGAAAATGTAGCCTTTTCTATGCGTCTAGGCGTTTTAAGTCAAtgaaaaaagatgttttgcAAAATTGCTTCCAGGGTGAAGACCTCTAACCTGCtaacagggttttttttaacatgttcacacataaatgtacagttactctTTCACTATATTGAGAAACAGATGTGTCGGAATGAGCTACAGAGGTCACTGCTCCAGGTAGCCCTACGGTAATAGCTTTGTTTCAGGCTTCTGATTAGCCAACATCATTGTCGTCTGTTCTGCGTGGCTTTAGAGTTACGGTTATATAGCCGTTGGTTTGGCATGCTTTTGATAGAGCTTCAattgcatttttcattttgacagGAATTTTCTATAATGTCATGTGTGGATAGACATTTCTTAAAGAACGCGCTTCTGGACATTTTTAACGTCATAATtcaagaacagaaggggagacatttggtcaaatactcaattgatgacactaatcttgggtgatCTTGAAGCTGTGCCGATTATATAGACCTTCTGCGCTGCCGGGTTGAAGATGCGTGggaagcatccatgtttcagaatttgtagcttctttgcagcaacatctatGTTAGAAGCATTGtgtactgtcatggctacagcTGTCTCTGATCTGTTCCTCTGGTAGTCCACCACAAGTTCATTGGTTTTGCTGATAATGAGTTTTCGGTGATTGCCTTGCACCATCTCTAACAGTCCTCTGAAGAAATAGTCTTCAGGTGAAGATGGCGTGTTTCTTACTGGAAATAATTCACTGGAGTCATACATGTCAATATAGTGTTAACTTCTGTTTTGCCAAAAATACACATAATA
This region includes:
- the smim14 gene encoding small integral membrane protein 14, which produces MAEGGFDPCECICTHEYAMRRLINLLRQSQSYCTDTDCPQELPGPTGPVGGGGELTLPMILMGWAVLALLLFLLRPSSLRGNRPTGKPSGPHNSDGREPPAPPVD